Genomic window (Acidobacteriota bacterium):
ACCGCCTCTTCGAAGCGATGATGCAGATCGACCGCTCGCAGCGCGTGGAATTTCGCTTCGCGCCCAGTTTGTTTAATCTGATGCCGCAGAAGACCGAGGTCGAACAGATCGGCGTCCTGCCCGTCGTGACGCTTTTTCAGGAACCGTTGACGGATGCGCAACGGTTCGTAAAACGAGCGTCCGACATCGTTGTTTCAACCGTCGCGCTGATCATCACCGCGCCGATCTTCGCGGTCGTCTCGCTGGCCGTGAAACTCGATTCACGCGGCCCGGTCTTCTTTCGCCAGGAGCGCGTCGGAATGGACGGCCGGGTTTTTCTTTGCCACAAGTTTCGGACGATGCTTGCGGACGCCGATGATTCGATGCACCGCGAAGCCTACCTGAAGAACATCGAAGGGGCCGCGGGCGCGAATGCCGGCAATGACGACGAGCCTGTCTTCGGCAAAGTGAAGGACGACCCGCGGATCACTCGAATCGGTCGTTTCCTGCGGCGCACGAGCCTTGACGAACTGCCCCAGTTCTTTGACGTTCTGAAAGGCGATATGAGCGTCGTCGGAGCGCGGCCGCCGATACCGTACGAGGTCGAGAATTATGAGGCGCGGCATCGCCGGCGACTGGATATGAAGCCCGGGATCACCGGACTGTGGCAGGTTTCGGGGCGCAACCGCCTGTCGTTCGAGGAGATGGTCCGGATCGACCTTTTTTACATCGAGAACTGGTCGATCTGGCTCGATCTGAAGATAATCTTGCTGACGCTCCCGGCCGTTCTGCGCGGAAACTGACGGGATTTGGGATTTGCGATTTGCGATTTGCGAATTGCGATTTGCGATTTGCGATTTGCGATTTGCGATTTGCGATTTGCGATTTGCGATTTGCGAATCGGGATTTTGGAATCTGGATTTTGGAACCTGGAATCTGGATTTTGGAATCTTGAATCTGGAACCTGGAATCTGGAACCTGGAATCTGGAACCTGAAATCTGGAATCTGGAATATCTGGAATCTGGAATATCTGGAATATCTGGAATCTGGAATCTTTAATATCTTGAATATCTTGAATGGCTTGAATCTGGAACCTGGAATCTTGAAGTGGCCAATGTCTCGCAAATACTGATCGACGCAACGGCCGCGCTTGAGTTGGCGGGGATCGCCGAACCGCGGCGAGAGGCGTCTTCGTTGCTGGTGTTTGCGCTCGGGCGCGACCGGACGTTCCTGATCGCGCACCCCGAGTATGCGCCGACGGACTCCGAACGGCGGGCGTTCGACAACTTTCTGGCGCGGCGGTCCGCGCGCGAACCGTTGCAATACATAACCGGCCGACAGGAATTTTACGGACTGGATTTCGCCGTCTCGCCCGACGTTTTGATCCCGCGACCCGAAACCGAGGCGATCGTCGAACACGCCATCGAATTTCTACGTGAATTTGAGAATCCGCGCTTTTGTGAGGTCGGAGTCGGTTCGGGCTGTATTTCGGTCGCGATCCTGGCGAACTTGCCGGACGCATTCGGTCTGGGTCTCGATGTTTCGGGAACGGCGCTCGAAGCGGCGCGTTTGAACGCGCACCGGCACGATGTCGGATCACGATTCGAGACGCGGCTTTCGGACGTATTCTGTGCGCTCGAAGCGAACGAATCGTTCGACGCGATCGTTTCGAATCCGCCGTATGTTCCGGCCGGCGATATGCAAGGGCTACAGCCGGAAGTTCGCGATTTCGAGCCTTTGATCGCCCTTTCGGACGGTGCCGACGGGCTCTCGATCGTTAAACGGATCATCGATGGAGCGCCGCGTTTTCTGCGTTCGGGCGGACTTCTCCTGATCGAGATCGGCGTCGGACAATCCGCCGAAACGGCGTCGTTCGTCGATTGCTCGATCTGGTCATCGGCGGAGTTTCTGAGCGACCTTCAGGGAATTCCGCGCACCTTGAAGATCTTTCGAAAATGAAGTTGCCCCGCGATTCCGACGAATTGTTTTAGCTCCGATTAGATTTTGACACGAAACAGAACCGCGGCTATCCAAAATGCTTGAGCATCCCCAGGCAAATCAAGCCAGAATTGCTTTTAAGTTAAACAAATCGCAGATTTCTTAAGCTAGAGAGAATTAACTTAGCTGGCCTTAAGTCAAACACAAATCGCGCATTAGCGAGTTTTGCCCGCGAATACTCGCGAATCCGCGCAAATGGAGCGTTATGAAATTGGGCCACCAGACCGGCCAAAGTGTTGAAAGTCCATTTGTTCGTTAGTGTTCGGACGGAATCTCATTCGCGCGGATTCGCGCGAATTCGCGGGCAAACTTTCCATTGCGACACGAAATCCGGACTGGTCGAAGCCGTACCGGCCCCTCAAAATCTTTTAGCTTTTTACTTCATTCTTTTTCTGCTATATTCAACATATCGAGAATTTAGCTTGTTTTGACTGTAAAGATCTCGTTTTGCAGTACGGAGGAATTTTATGAGACACGAAGTTGAACGCGAAGAAACGGGCGCGACCACCAAACTGACCTATCTGTTGATCGGCGGCGGGATCGGGGCGATCCTTGCGCTGCTTTTCGCTCCCAAATCGGGAGAGGAACTGCGCGGAGACATTGCCGATGTTAC
Coding sequences:
- a CDS encoding sugar transferase; this encodes MNIEPKDNNLQRSERRVPEWLLPTVKTLIFAVDATLAAVCFFAAFYLREDKPIFSQTAWAWSKEFVPYAGIFFFVVPIRAAMMLYQGVYRLQGAFSYTAEAFRVFKAVLVGSLLIIAVAFLFRGGFAFRDFSYSRGVFLVDFAFALVVFTAFHLAIRYLQTVFRRRGINLIPTLIVGAGSDAERTRAELFDSPELGYEVVGTINDLERLPDLIREFAIQEVIITDERISSDRLFEAMMQIDRSQRVEFRFAPSLFNLMPQKTEVEQIGVLPVVTLFQEPLTDAQRFVKRASDIVVSTVALIITAPIFAVVSLAVKLDSRGPVFFRQERVGMDGRVFLCHKFRTMLADADDSMHREAYLKNIEGAAGANAGNDDEPVFGKVKDDPRITRIGRFLRRTSLDELPQFFDVLKGDMSVVGARPPIPYEVENYEARHRRRLDMKPGITGLWQVSGRNRLSFEEMVRIDLFYIENWSIWLDLKIILLTLPAVLRGN
- the prmC gene encoding peptide chain release factor N(5)-glutamine methyltransferase, whose amino-acid sequence is MANVSQILIDATAALELAGIAEPRREASSLLVFALGRDRTFLIAHPEYAPTDSERRAFDNFLARRSAREPLQYITGRQEFYGLDFAVSPDVLIPRPETEAIVEHAIEFLREFENPRFCEVGVGSGCISVAILANLPDAFGLGLDVSGTALEAARLNAHRHDVGSRFETRLSDVFCALEANESFDAIVSNPPYVPAGDMQGLQPEVRDFEPLIALSDGADGLSIVKRIIDGAPRFLRSGGLLLIEIGVGQSAETASFVDCSIWSSAEFLSDLQGIPRTLKIFRK